One Buteo buteo chromosome 4, bButBut1.hap1.1, whole genome shotgun sequence DNA segment encodes these proteins:
- the GPR37 gene encoding prosaposin receptor GPR37, which yields MRPLRAPLALLCQVLGAWAAACALAPAAAAGPPAPPQRARSPPAPTPLAPGRRAAAALPGRGALPRGADAAAGGGAAGPGGSCAPRGAAGAGRQQQRRRRRARSGERGGAGAAAGGPRWLPLNGSAGGEGSAGGRGNATGRRARLRNPFYPLTEESYGAYAVMCLSVVIFGIGIMGNMAVMCIVCHNYYMRSISNSLLANLAFWDFLIVFFCLPLVIFQELTKKWLLEDFSCKIVPYIEVASLGVTTFTLCALCIDRFRAATNVQMYYEMIENCTSTTAKLAVIWVGALLLALPEVVLRQLAKEDPQYGGERCVVKISTALPDTIYVLALTYDGARLWWYFGCYFCLPTLFTITCSLVTARKIRRAEKACTRGNKRQIQLESQMNCTVVALTILYGFCIIPENICNIVTAYMSTGVSQQTMDLLHLISQFLLFFKSCVTPVLLFCLCKPFSRAFMECCCCCCDECIQKSSTVTSDDNDNEYTTELELSPFSTIRREMSTFASVGTHC from the exons ATGCGGCCCCTCCGCGCTCCCCTCGCCCTGCTCTGCCAGGTGCTGGGCGCCTGGGCTGCCGCCTGCGCCCtggcccccgccgcggccgccgggccGCCGGCGCCCCCGCAGCGCGCCCGCTCGCCGCCGGCCCCGACGCCCCTCGCCCCGGGCCGGCGGGCGGCCGCGGCTCTCCCCGGGCGCGGAGCCCTCCCCCGCGGGGCCGacgccgcggccggcggcggagcggcggggccgggcggcagcTGCGCgccccgcggggcggcgggggccgggcggcagcagcagcggcggcggcggcgggcgcggagcggcgaGCGCGGAGGagccggcgcggcggcgggcggcccccgCTGGCTGCCGCTGAACGGCTCGGCCGGCGGCGAGGGCAGCGCCGGGGGCCGCGGCAACGCCACGGGGCGCCGCGCCCGCCTCCGCAACCCCTTCTACCCGCTGACCGAGGAGTCGTACGGCGCCTACGCCGTCATGTGCCTCTCCGTGGTGATCTTCGGCATCGGCATCATGGGCAACATGGCAGTGATGTGCATCGTCTGCCACAACTACTACATGCGGAGCATCTCCAACTCCCTGCTGGCCAACCTGGCCTTCTGGGACTTCCTCATCGTCTTCTTCTGCCTGCCGCTGGTCATCTTCCAGGAGCTCACCAAGAAGTGGCTCCTCGAAGACTTCTCCTGCAAAATCGTCCCGTACATCGAG gtAGCCTCTCTCGGAGTCACCACGTTCACGCTGTGCGCCCTCTGCATCGACCGGTTTCGTGCCGCCACCAACGTGCAGATGTATTACGAGATGATCGAGAACTGCACCTCGACGACGGCCAAGCTGGCCGTCATCTGGGTGGGcgcgctgctgctggccctgccgGAGGTGGTGCTGCGCCAGCTGGCAAAGGAGGACCCCCAGTACGGCGGGGAGCGGTGCGTGGTGAAGATATCCACCGCGCTGCCCGACACCATCTACGTCTTGGCTCTCACTTACGACGGGGCAAGGCTCTGGTGGTACTTTGGCTGCTACTTTTGTTTGCCTACCCTCTTCACCATTACCTGCTCCCTGGTAACGGCGAGGAAGATCAGGAGGGCGGAAAAGGCTTGCACGAGGGGGAACAAGCGACAAATTCAGCTGGAAAGTCAGATGAACTGCACGGTGGTGGCTTTGACCATTTTGTATGGGTTTTGCATCATTCCTGAAAACATTTGCAACATCGTGACCGCCTACATGTCCACGGGGGTCTCTCAGCAGACTATGGACCTCCTCCATCTCATTAGCCAGTTCCTTTTGTTCTTCAAGTCCTGTGTCACCCCGgttctccttttctgtctctgtaaaCCTTTCAGCCGGGCCTTTATGGAgtgttgctgttgctgctgcgaTGAATGCATCCAGAAGTCTTCAACAGTGACAAGTGATGACAATGACAACGAGTACACCACAGAACTGGAGCTCTCCCCTTTCAGTACCATCCGTCGCGAAATGTCCACTTTTGCCTCCGTGGGGACTCACTGTTAA